One window from the genome of Yarrowia lipolytica chromosome 1B, complete sequence encodes:
- a CDS encoding uncharacterized protein (Compare to YALI0B00286g, similar to Saccharomyces cerevisiae YER140W; ancestral locus Anc_8.182, weakly similar to uniprot|P40085 Saccharomyces cerevisiae YER140w) codes for MRRRTNTSAKSDRIRPRRSLSSPSRPRLSFSDFEGFERPENPPVPRSLWDYLQVHLQGEQPYTEEKNEHLLSLIKVPLNLEMIMAFGFLTCLDSFLYTVTIMPLKVASVLWGIAKRRSTRHVTMTNMSDIIKAVVVISTMTFLLLIDTSKLYHNIRGQNAMKLYVMFNVLEITDKLCAAWGLDVLESLFSAGTLNNYQRLATYMGLYMAYSAVHSGVLLYQIVTLNVAVNSYSNALLTLLLSNQFNEVKSTVFKRFERESLFQLTCADITERFQLWVLLVSIGLRNVVEVSNTGLVPSSWSGWNRWLGALLGPALVVLGSEVAVDWLKHSYIAKFNNFRPRVYRKFLDVLTQDYHEHAFNDQLITRRMGLPTTALACVFMRMCYQSYQILFESGESRFVKGTPTVSPQLRETLAQVDTKFVNNVSVSEIAQATRTFFSSLYNGTSPLVSFSSNIIPVWAKFDIYYVTYLLTMILVFALVFAVLVIFKLFLGLTLLRYSHSKRRRQKRTFDEMEKKRSESIKDDYLPGKTRGGQGVIELTDDMQQGLYSDGEEKKEKQHKKKVVELQNVSRFDMVSKRIW; via the coding sequence ATGCGAAGGCGAACCAACACGTCGGCGAAAAGCGACCGAATACGTCCGCGGCGGTCTCTGTCGTCTCCGTCGCGTCCGCGGCTGTCGTTTTCAGACTTTGAGGGGTTTGAACGGCCCGAAAACCCGCCGGTTCCACGCTCATTATGGGACTATCTCCAGGTGCACCTCCAGGGCGAACAGCCGTACACCGAGGAGAAAAATGAGCACCTGCTGTCGCTTATCAAGGTGCCGCTGAATCTGGAGATGATCATGGCCTTTGGATTTCTCACTTGCCTCGACTCCTTCCTCTACACGGTCACAATCATGCCTCTCAAGGTGGCCTCAGTACTATGGGGCATAGCCAAACGTCGGTCGACccgccacgtgaccatgaCCAACATGAGCGACATCATCAAGGCTGTGGTTGTCATTTCGACAATGACcttcctgctgctcattGACACCTCCAAGCTCTACCACAACATCAGAGGCCAGAACGCCATGAAGCTCTACGTCATGTTCAACGTGCTGGAAATCACAGACAAACTGTGTGCGGCTTGGGGTCTGGATGTGCTGGAGTCGCTCTTTTCCGCAGGCACCCTCAACAACTACCAGCGACTCGCGACATACATGGGTCTGTACATGGCTTACTCGGCTGTGCATTCAGGGGTGCTGCTGTACCAGATTGTGACCCTCAACGTGGCCGTCAACTCGTACTCCAACGCGCTGCTGACCCTGCTGTTGTCCAACCAGTTCAACGAGGTCAAGTCGACCGTTTTTAAGCGGTTTGAACGCGAGTCTCTGTTCCAGCTCACCTGTGCAGATATCACCGAGCGGTTCCAGTTGTGGGTGCTACTGGTGTCCATCGGACTCCGGAACGTGGTCGAGGTCTCCAATACGGGTCTCGTTCCATCGTCGTGGTCGGGCTGGAATCGATGGCTAGGGGCTCTGCTGGGTCCTGCTCTAGTGGTGCTGGGCTCCGAAGTCGCTGTCGACTGGCTCAAGCACTCGTACATTGCGAAATTCAACAATTTCCGTCCCAGAGTGTACCGCAAGTTTCTGGACGTGCTCACTCAGGACTATCACGAGCATGCATTCAATGACCAGCTCATTACTCGACGAATGGGCCTTCCTACCACGGCTCTGGCGTGCGTCTTCATGCGCATGTGCTACCAGAGCTACCAGATTCTTTTCGAGTCTGGAGAGTCGCGTTTTGTCAAGGGAACGCCTACAGTCAGTCCCCAACTGAGAGAGACATTGGCACAGGTGGACACAAAGTTCGTCAACAACGTGTCCGTTTCTGAGATTGCCCAGGCCACAAGGACGTTTTTCAGCTCGTTGTACAACGGCACATCGCCTCTGGTGTCGTTTTCTTCCAACATTATCCCTGTGTGGGCGAAATTCGACATTTACTATGTGACGTATCTGCTGACGATGATTCTGGTGTTTGCGCTTGTGTTTGCCGTACTGGTCATCTTCAAGTTGTTTCTGGGCCtcaccttgttgaggtaCAGTCACAGCAAGAGAAGACGACAGAAGCGAACGTTTGACGagatggaaaagaagagatCTGAGTCAATCAAGGACGATTATCTGCCTGGAAAGACGAGGGGGGGACAGGGCGTGATTGAGCTGACGGACGATATGCAGCAGGGTCTGTACAGCGACGgggaggaaaagaaggagaagcagcacaagaagaaggtggtggagctgCAGAATGTCAGCAGGTTTGATATGGTGAGCAAGAGGATTTGGTAG
- a CDS encoding uncharacterized protein (Compare to YALI0B00308g, similar to Saccharomyces cerevisiae YDR066C and YER139C; ancestral locus Anc_8.181, weakly similar to uniprot|P40084 Saccharomyces cerevisiae YER139c), protein MLQLREEIEKLRTRFGNTGSEPPNLQLSALITIAVIEALSAKKTDIQTFKYASRYLTPEVYDELVGERTYEHICGYPPCGLVPKSASGKNKILGTLAQNQKFDVPWAYLRTFCSKQHYQASQFYRAQLSSDPLDLRGSIWGDYGSCKQYEGSIILLEELTSDAQQGKSMAEIVEGFTQMSLKDPELARMNIPANGDEITKLGKEIQEISLREREDDENDVEPDYESLEDMSSKDKASAIEGYKPRIQWR, encoded by the coding sequence ATGTTGCAACTACGCGAGGAAATCGAAAAGCTACGAACTCGGTTTGGAAACACGGGGTCTGAGCCGCCAAACCTGCAGCTTTCTGCACTCATCACGATCGCCGTGATCGAGGCTCTGTCGGCGAAGAAAACCGACATCCAGACCTTCAAGTACGCGTCGCGATACCTCACCCCCGAGGTGTACGACGAGCTGGTTGGCGAACGCACTTACGAACACATCTGCGGGTACCCTCCGTGCGGACTGGTGCCCAAGTCTGCGTCGGGCAAAAACAAGATTCTCGGCACGCTGGCCCAGAACCAAAAGTTTGACGTGCCGTGGGCGTATCTGCGGACCTTTTGCAGCAAGCAGCACTACCAGGCGAGCCAGTTTTATCGTGCACAGCTGTCGTCGGACCCTCTGGACCTGCGAGGCAGCATCTGGGGCGACTATGGCTCGTGCAAACAGTACGAGGGCAGCATCATCCTGCTGGAGGAACTGACGTCGGACGCCCAGCAGGGCAAATCCATGGCTGAGATTGTGGAGGGGTTCACGCAGATGTCGCTCAAGGACCCCGAGCTCGCTAGGATGAACATTCCTGCCAACGGAGACGAGATCACCAAGCTGGGCAaggagatccaggagaTTTCGCTGAGAGAGCgcgaggacgacgagaatGACGTGGAGCCAGACTACGAGTCGTTGGAGGACATGAGTAGTAAGGATAAGGCCAGTGCTATTGAGGGCTATAAGCCGAGAATCCAGTGGAGATAG
- a CDS encoding uncharacterized protein (Compare to YALI0B00374g, weakly similar to uniprot|P22929 Saccharomycopsis fibuligera Acid protease precursor (EC 3.4.23.-)): MLLSNTIVVSVLAAIAAAAPATSKVVQFPVTRHSNPNKAPSQFLQKVSTPSVTVTNKEYWYSVALQLGSPAQNFNVLLDTGSSDLWVYASNDTQDCENNACAFTGTFNADQSSTYQFLNDDFSIHYVSGSSVGNWGTDTLHIGGVSLTDFQFAAAASAGGGQGVLGISLQGSESVPPGNQYENFPLKLKSDGYIDRAVFSLYLDDLSSSTGNLLFGGVDKAKYEGDLAVLPLTSSAAFQVAYSGISVGQNSYGGGNAVLDSGTSYTYIPDQDFQQLAQDLNFQETDQSTGLPIIDCDSNEPVTFSFDGKDIVVPSSQMVIPLSTLVGDDSETQCVFGIQSAASTQDYVLFGDTFLRAAYVVYDLDQEQVGIAQAKYTSEIDIQPVSGSI; encoded by the coding sequence ATGCTTCTCTCAAACACCATTGTCGTCTCGGTCCTGGCCGctattgctgctgccgccccggccacctccaaggtGGTTCAATTCCCCGTCACTCGGcactccaaccccaacaaggCCCCCTCGCAGTTCCTACAGAAGGTGTCGACGCCGTCGGTCACCGTCACCAACAAAGAGTACTGGTACTCGGTTGCGCTCCAGCTGGGCTCCCCCGCCCAGAACTTCAACGTTCTGCTCGACACCGGCTCCTCCGACCTCTGGGTGTACGCCTCCAATGATACCCAGGACTGCGAGAACAACGCCTGCGCCTTCACCGGTACCTTCAACGCCGACCAGTCATCCACCTACCAGTTCCTGAACGACGACTTCAGCATCCACTACGTATCCGGCAGCTCCGTGGGCAACTGGGGTACCGACACGCTGCATATCGGAGGTGTCTCGCTCACCGACTTCCAGTTTGCCGCCGCAGCCTCGGCGGGAGGAGGACAGGGAGTTCTGGGCATCTCTCTCCAGGGCTCCGAGTCCGTGCCGCCCGGAAACCAGTACGAAAACTTCcctctcaagctcaagagCGACGGCTACATCGACAGGGCCGTCTTTTCGCTCTATCTAGACGACCTGTCTTCCTCCACCGGAAACCTGCTCTTTGGAGGAgtcgacaaggccaagtacGAGGGCGATCTGGCGGTTCTGCCCCTCACCAGTTCCGCAGCCTTCCAGGTCGCCTACTCCGGAATTTCGGTCGGCCAAAACTCCTACGGAGGCGGTAACGCGGTGCTCGACTCTGGAACCTCGTACACCTACATTCCCGACCAAGacttccagcagctggccCAGGACCTCAACTTCCAGGAGACAGATCAGAGCACCGGCCTGCCCATCATTGACTGCGACTCCAACGAGCCTGTGACCTTCTCTTTCGACGGTAAGGACATTGTCGTGCCCTCGTCTCAGATGGTTATTCCCCTCTCCACCCTGGTGGGCGACGACTCCGAAACCCAGTGCGTATTTGGAATCCAGTCCGCCGCCTCCACCCAGGACTACGTGCTCTTTGGAGACACCTTCCTGCGAGCTGCCTACGTGGTCTACGACCTTGACCAGGAGCAGGTTGGTATTGCCCAGGCCAAGTACACCTCCGAAATCGACATTCAGCCTGTTTCTGGATCCATTTGA
- a CDS encoding uncharacterized protein (Compare to YALI0B00396g, similar to uniprot|Q96WT5 Aspergillus oryzae Maltose permease) — protein MSHRPWDCLPLWNTVVVFRRCVLWSLVMCFVIVMDGYDGFLIPSFYAVPSFQRRYGVQLPDGSWTVEAKWQTAYMVGAPIGRIAGALGVGVLADRFGRKRVTLVGLFCLSGITFIVFFAVGKAMLVVGWFLSGLIWGIFNTMTPTYVSEICPVSLRSTFAAAINLSWVVGQFISTAVITASESRQDEWAYRVPLAVQWVFPVVLIPLVMVMPESPWWILKHGDKKGARQVLTRLMDEKDVDIDMYLEYMRQTLEDEVDGGSFVDCFKGSDVRRTEICCLTYFFQPLSGLYILSYAAYFLQLTGIPQNVVFKLTLGLTGLAVMASLVAPIVILTFTRRSIYMGSLALMAATLFAIGITACYDTQAAKWAAPVLIYVWVGTYDATIGPLTYVIVSETSSVKLRSKTIALASITNSIMVLVLHISVPYMMNEEEANMGGFVGFIYAPFCLLAIAWAWWRLPELKGMSFMEIDMLFGNETGTQRAPLVFDGQKRERQPLETLDGLGWRFGGQQDLSETNDNNEGSREERLSNPYCSSNEDNRSDRFQPSERGCILDSPKRKHAIEKNGVVITETLEMGEDADR, from the coding sequence ATGTCGCACCGGCCCTGGGATTGCCTACCGCTATGGAACACCGTGGTCGTTTTCCGAAGATGTGTGCTTTGGAGCCTGGTCATGTGTTTTGTAATTGTGATGGACGGCTATGACGGTTTTCTGATTCCGTCCTTCTACGCGGTGCCGTCATTCCAGCGCAGATACGGAGTACAGCTGCCGGACGGGTCGTGGACGGTCGAGGCCAAGTGGCAGACGGCCTACATGGTTGGAGCACCGATAGGGCGGATAGCTGGGGCTTTGGGGGTTGGGGTTTTGGCCGACCGGTTCGGGAGGAAGCGGGTTACTCTGGTGGGTCTTTTTTGCCTGTCGGGGATCACCTTCATTGTCTTTTTTGCGGTCGGCAAGGccatgttggtggtgggcTGGTTTTTGTCGGGATTGATCTGGGGAatcttcaacaccatgacGCCGACCTACGTGTCTGAAATCTGTCCGGTTTCGCTTCGGAGCACGTTTGCAGCGGCCATTAATCTCTCCTGGGTCGTCGGACAATTCATTTCCACCGCTGTGATCACCGCCTCGGAGTCCCGACAGGACGAATGGGCTTATAGAGTACCTCTGGCGGTCCAATGGGTGTTTCCCGTGGTGCTGATTCCGCTTGTTATGGTCATGCCCGAGTCTCCCTGGTGGATTTTGAAGCACGGGGACAAAAAGGGCGCCAGACAAGTTCTGACCAGACTCATGGACGAAAAAGACGTCGATATAGACATGTATTTGGAGTACATGCGTCAGACGCTGGAGGATGAAGTTGATGGAGGCTCGTTCGTCGACTGCTTCAAGGGGTCAGATGTTCGTCGGACGGAGATTTGCTGTCTCACATACTTCTTCCAACCGCTCTCGGGACTCTACATTCTGTCCTATGCCGCCTACTTTTTGCAGCTCACGGGAATCCCGCAAAATGTCGTTTTCAAGCTGACTCTGGGGCTGACTGGACTAGCGGTGATGGCGTCCTTGGTTGCACCTATCGTGATTCTCACCTTTACCCGACGCTCCATTTATATGGGCTCTTTAGCTCTCATGGCTGCCACTCTTTTCGCCATTGGAATAACCGCTTGTTACGACACCCAGGCGGCCAAATGGGCAGCGCCAGTGCTCATCTACGTGTGGGTAGGGACCTATGATGCGACGATCGGACCTCTGACCTACGTCATTGTCTCGGAAACGTCGTCGGTCAAGCTGAGGTCCAAAACCATTGCTCTGGCAAGCATCACCAACTCCATCATGGTCCTGGTGCTCCACATTTCCGTGCCTTACATGATgaacgaggaggaggcgaATATGGGCGGGTTTGTGGGGTTCATCTACGCCCCCTTTTGCCTGCTGGCAATAGCCTGGGCGTGGTGGCGACTGCCGGAGCTGAAGGGGATGAGTTTTATGGAGATTGACATGTTATTCGGCAACGAGACGGGAACCCAAAGAGCGCCGCTGGTTTTTGATGGTCAGAAGCGCGAACGACAACCTCTAGAGACACTTGACGGTCTCGGATGGAGGTTCGGAGGTCAACAGGACTTGTCAGAGACAAATGACAATAATGAGGGCTCCAGAGAGGAACGGCTGTCGAATCCTTATTGCTCGTCCAATGAAGATAATCGAAGCGACAGATTCCAGCCCTCAGAACGTGGATGTATATTAGACAGTCCAAAGAGGAAGCATGCAATCGAGAAGAACGGAGTGGTGATCACCGAGACTCTGGAAATGGGTGAAGATGCTGATAGGTGA
- a CDS encoding uncharacterized protein (Compare to YALI0B00418g, no similarity) — protein MGNGSVRIDILRIRASLPIVLSTDGLVTRGPRACILVQMVRMDEESSSEDYHSVYSSKIWGNASGNQAMEARANLQLAIM, from the exons ATGGGAAATGGCTCAGTCAGAATCGACA TTCTCAGGATAAGAGCTTCTTTACCCATCGTTCTTTCGACTGATGGTCTGGTTACTCGTGGGCCAAGGGCCTGTATCTTAGTACAGATGGTAAGGATGGATGAAGAGTCTTCGTCTGAGGACTACCACTCGGTGTATTCCAGCAAGATCTGGGGTAATGCCAGTGGTAACCAGGCAATGGAGGCCCGTGCCAACCTTCAGCTGGCTATAATGTAG
- a CDS encoding uncharacterized protein (Compare to YALI0B00440g, no similarity): MERRLLLRSLLGSTREPHLGKPLIDRVFAMTLSKRSKVDRLHLGNNYFNLGHASLRKLLFKGDDSAASTEGDPELLLRRRQGMYHVPPNAGTLRPIPQRENSVPSDPVQHLRLLNLVDKSKSKWSGTDSDDYRHKTRPFYSEYSSLKSSDELIDEDFESILFTVLSRYNAPDEIGAQTPEESDRHLKALFTDFRQNPDKPTTARYLAALCRAFDDSRQPHAHLSARIAALMSPRAVEYYKDLTGSDHRWSDIIRAADPDVLGAENFGQASCRRHLANTIPIIIKRFPENHAIASGLISILL, from the exons ATGGAGAGGAGATTGCTTCTCAGGTCGCTTCTCGGGTCAAct CGCGAACCCCACCTGGGCAAGCCTTTGATCGACAGGGTCTTCGCGATGACTTTGTCGAAGAGGAGCAAAGTCGACCGATTACATCTCGGCAACAACTACTTCAACCTGGGCCATGCAAGCCTGCGCAAGCTCCTTTTCAAAGGAGATGATTCTGCTGCAAGCACTGAGGGTGATCCAGAGCTTCTGCTACGGAGACGGCAAGGCATGTACCACGTTCCACCGAACGCCGGCACTCTAAGGCCAATTCCTCAACGGGAAAACAGCGTTCCCTCCGACCCTGTGCAACACCTGCgactcctcaatcttgtcgataagtccaagtccaagtGGTCCGGCACTGACAGCGACGATTACCGACACAAGACCCGGCCCTTCTACTCTGAGTACAGCTCGTTGAAGAGCAGTGATGAGTTAATTGATGAGGATTTCGAGAGTATTCTCTTTACGGTGTTGAGTCGTTACAACGCCCCGGATGAAATTGGTGCTCAAACTCCTGAAGAGTCAGACCGAcatctcaaggctctctTCACGGACTTCCGACAGAACCCCGACAAACCCACCACTGCACGATACCTTGCAGCCTTGTGCCGGGCTTTTGATGACTCTCGACAGCCTCACGCGCACCTGTCTGCTCGCATTGCAGCCCTCATGTCTCCTCGAGCTGTCGAGTACTATAAGGATCTCACTGGTTCTGATCACAGATGGAGTGACATTATTCGAGCTGCCGATCCCGACGTCCTGGGTGCTGAAAACTTTGGTCAAGCCTCTTGCCGCCGCCACTTGGCCAACACTATCCCTATCATCATCAAGAGGTTTCCAGAGAAC